In Amycolatopsis sp. FBCC-B4732, the genomic stretch TGACGATCGCGTCGCGAAGCAACCCGCCGTAGCTCTAGGTACCGCGGCCACGCCGCCACAGCGGCTCGGCCACCGCGGCCCCCAGCATCGGGCCGATCCCGATGATGCCGCGGGTCCACGGGTCCTCGACGCCGAACGCCGCCGCCACGCCCACGCCCGCCAGGTAGCCGAACGCCACCGAGGCGAGCACGCCCAGTACGCGGGACCGCAGGCTGCGCCGCCGTGGCGAAGACTCCTGCTCGCTCATGCGCGGTCCCGGCTCGCCTGGGTGTAGCGGAACCAGTAGCAGCCGGCCGCTGCCAGTTCGACCACCGCCACCACGGCCAGGAACGCCTTCACGTCGCCGGCGGTGCAGGCCAGGACGCCGGACGCGAGGCCGCACACCGTCCAGATGATCGCCAGCAGCAAGGCGGGCTTCGCCGGGAGGCGGCCGCCGGGTATCCCTCTCACCCGGGCGGGGTCCCCGGCGGGTCAGGCCTCGAAGCGGTAACCCATGCCCGGTTCGGTGAGCAGGTGACGTGGCCGCGATGGCTCCGGCTCCAGCTTGCGGCGCAGCTGGGCCAGGTAGACCCGCAGGTAATGGGACTCCGTCTCGTACGACGGTCCCCACACCTCGTGCAGCAGCTGCTTCTGCGCCACCAGCCGGCCGCGGTTGCGGACCAGCAGTTCCAGCACTCCCCACTCCGTCTTCGTCAGGTGGACTTCCGAACCGTCGGTGCGGCGGACGCGCTTGGCCGCCAGGTCGACGCTGAACGACGACGTCTCCACCACCGCCTCGGCGCCGTCCGCGCCGGTCACCGCCGAGCGGCGGACCGCGGCCCGCAGGCGCGCCAGGAGTTCGTCCATGCCGAACGGCTTCGTCACGTAGTCGTCCGCGCCCGCGTCGAGGGCCTGGACCTTGTCGGCCGAGTCGCCGCGCGCGGACAGCACGATGATCGGGACCGTCGTCCAGCCGCGCAGGCCCGCGATCACCTCCGTGCCGTCCAGGTCCGGCAGGCCGAGGTCCAGGACCACCACGTCCGGCTTGGTTTCGGCCACCGCCTTGAGCGCGGCCGTGCCGTCGTGCGCGGTGATCACCTTGTAGCCGCGGGCGTTGAGGTTGATCCGCAGTGCCCGCACGATCTGCGGCTCGTCGTCCACCACCAGCACGGTGGCACCCGGGTCGCTCATCGCACCCCCTCTTCCTGGAACTCGACGCTGAACGCGGGCAGCGAAACCACGATGGTGAGCCCGCCGCCCGGGGTGTCCTCGGCGCGGATCGTGCCGCCCATCGCCTCGGTGAAGCCCTTCGCCACCGACAGCCCGAGCCCGACGCCCGGGGTCGTGTCGCGGTCGCCGCCCAGGCGCTGGAACGGGGCGAACGCCGAGTCCGCCGCGCCCTTGCGCAGGCCCTTGCCGTGGTCGACGATCCGCAGCTCGACGTGCCCGGAGTGCGCGGAAGCCCGCGCGGACACCGGCGAACCCCCGTGCCGCAGGGCGTTGTCCAGCACGTTCGCCACCACGCGCTCCAGCAGGCCGGGGTCGGCGAGCACCACCGGGAGCTGGTCGTCGACGGCCACTCGCACCGCGCCGGAGTTGTCCACGGTGGACAACGCGTGCGCGACGACCTCGTCGTACCCCACCGGACGCAGGTGCGGCTTCACCGCGCCGGTGGCCAGCCGCGAGGAGTCGAGCAGGTTGTCGATCAGGCCCGCGAGCCGGTCGGCGGACAGCTCGATGGCCTCCATCAGCTCCGCGGTGTCCTCTTCGGACAGCCGGAGGTCGGGCGCGCGCAGGCTGCCGATGGACGCCTTGATCGACGTCAGCGGCGTGCGCAGGTCGTGCCCGACGGCCGACAGCAACGTCGTGCGCAGCTCGGTCGCCTCCGCTTTGCGCTCCGCCGCCGCGGCCGCGGCCGCCGTCCGCTGCTGGCGCAACGCGAGCAGCGCCTGCCCGGCCACGGCTTCCAGCACGCGCCGGTCGGCCGCCGGCAGCGCCCGCCCGCGCAGGGTCAGGTGGACGTCGGCGGTGACGGCGATGTCGACGTCGGCCTCGTCCGGGTCCGCGCACGGCCGTTCCCCGGCGGCCGCCACGCCCTGCCACGCGCCTTCCTGCTTCTCCAGCAGCGTCACCGACGTCAGCCCGAAGTTCTCGCGGACCTTCTCCAGCAACCGCTCGATCGGGTTCGCGTGGGTCAGCACGGTCCGCGCGTAGGAGGCCAGCAGCGCCGCCTCCGTCCGCGCCCGCGCCGCCTGCGTGGCCCGGCGCGCGGCCTGATCGACGACCAGCGCGACGAGCACCGCGACCACGACCATCGCGATCAGCGTCACGAGGTTCTGCGGCGTGTGGACGGTGAGCGTGTACAGCGGCGGGGTGAAGAAGAAGTTGAGCAGCCCGGCGCCGAGCACGGCCGCGACCAGCGCCGGGCCGAGCCCGCCGACGAGCGCCACGACGACCGTGGCCAGCACGTAGGAGATGACGTCGGTGGCGAAGTCGAGGCCGGCCGGGATGAAGAACCCGACCACGGTGACCAGCACCGGCAGCACGACGCTGAGCACCCAGCCCGCGACCAGCCGCGAGAACCCCAGCGGGCTCGCGCCCAGCCGCGTCCGCAGCCGCCCGCCCGCCTCGGAGTGGGTGACCATGTGCACGTCGATCGACCCGGACTGCCGCACGACCCCGGCGCCGATGCCCTCGTCGAACAACCCCGCCACGCGAGAACGCCGCGAGGTCCCGATCACCAGCTGGGTCGCGTTGACGCCGCGGGCGAAGTCCAGCAGCGCGGCCGGGACGTCGTCGCCGACGACGGTGTGGAAGGTCGCGCCCACCTCCTCGGCCAGCGTGCGGCAGCGGGCCATCGCGGTCGGGCCGATGCCGGACAGGCCGTCGCCGCGCAGGATGTGCAGCACCTGCAGCTCGGCGCCGGCCCGGGTGGCGATCCGGCTGGCGCGGCGGATCAGCGTCTCGCTCTCCGGCCCGCCGGTGATCGAGACGACGACGCGTTCGCGCGTCTCCCAGGTGTCGGTGATGCTCTGCTCGGCGCGGTAGCGCTGCAGGGCGACGTCGACCTGGTCGGCGACCCAGAGCAGGGCCAGCTCGCGCAACGCGGTCAGGTTGCCCGGGCGGAAGTAGTTGCCGAGCGCGGCGTCGATCCGCTCGGCCGGGTAGACGTTGCCGTGCGCGAGCCGCCGCCGCAGCGCCTCGGGCGTGATGTCGACCAGCTCGAGCTGCTCGGCGCGGCGGACGACCTCGTCCGGCACGGTCTCCTGCTGCGTGACGCCGGTGATCCGCTCGACGACGTCGTTGAGGCTCTGCAGGTGCTGCACGTTGACCGTGGACAGCACGTCGATGCCCGCTTCGAGGAGCTCCTCGACGTCCTGCCAGCGCTTGGCGTTGCGCGAGCCCGGCACGTTGGTGTGCGCGAGCTCGTCCACGACGGCGACCTCGGGCGCGCGGGCGAGGATCGCGTCGACGTCCATCTCGTCGAACTCGCGGCCGCGGTGACCGGCGGGCCGCCGCGGCACGAGCTCCAGGCCGTCCAGCAGCACCGCGGTCTTCTCCCGGCCGTGCGTCTCCACCAGCCCGACGACGACGTCGGTGCCGCGGTCCAGGCGCCGGCGCGCTTCGCCGAGCATGGCGAACGTCTTGCCGACGCCCGGAGCCGCGCCGAGGTAGATCCTCAGCTCCCCCCGGCGCGGCTTGTTCACGGTGGTCACGCTGTCAGTGTGCCCCTCCGGCCGCGCCGCGCACGGCCAAGTTGAGCTGGAGCACATTCACGCCGGGGACGCCGATCCCGGCGCCGGAGGTGTTCGCCTCGATCAGCTGCTTCACCCGGTCGAGCGGCACGCCGCTGTTCCGGGCGACCCGCTGGGCTTGCAGGTCCGCGTAGGCGACGCTGATCGCCGGGTCGAGGCCGGAACCCGACGCCGTCACGGCGTCCGGCGGTACCTGATCGGGCGACACGCCTTCGCGCTTCGCGATGGCGTCCTTCCGTTCCCCGATGGCCTTCACGAGGTCTTCGTTGTACGGGCCCTTGTTGGACGCTCCGGACGTCGAGGGGTCGCCGGGGCCGAGCACGTCCTTCGAGAGAGCCGAAGGCCGCGTGTGGAACCACGGGTCGCGCGCCGGGTCGGCGGGCACCGGGTCGACGCCGATGAGCGACGACCCGACGGCCTGGCCGTTCTGCGTGACGACCGAGCCTTCGGCGTTGCCTTCCAGGCCGGGGATGCGGGCGATCGCCCACACGGCCAGGGGGTAGAGGACCCCGAGCAGGACAGTCATCACGACGAGGACGCGCAGCCCCGCCCAGGTCTGCTTGACGAGCGTGTTCACTTTCGTTCACCCGATTCCTGGGATGAGGCGCACGAGCAGGTCGATCAGCCAGATCCCGAGGAAGGGGCTGACGATCCCGCCGAGGCCGTAGACGAGCAGGTTGCGGCGCAGCAGCGCGGACGCCGACGACGGCTTGTACCGCACGCCCCGCAGGGCCAGCGGGATCAGCACGACGATGATCAGCGCGTTGAAGATGACGGCCGAGAGGATCGCCGACTTCGGCGTGGCCAGGTGCATGATGTTCAGCCCGCCCAGCTGGGCGAAGATGGCGGTGAACATCGCGGGCAGGATGGCGAAGTACTTGGCCAGGTCGTTGGCGACGCTGAACGTGGTCAGCGCGCCGCGGGTGATCAGCAGCTGCTTGCCGATCTCGACGATCTCGATCAGCTTCGTGGGGTCGCTGTCGAGGTCGACCATGTTCCCGGCTTCCTTGGCCGCCGAGGTGCCGGTGTTCATCGCGACGCCGACGTCGGCCTGCGCGAGCGCGGGCGCGTCGTTGGTGCCGTCGCCGGTCATCGCGACCAGCCGCCCGCCTTCCTGCTCCTTCTTGATGAGCGCCATCTTGTCTTCGGGCTTGGCCTCGGCGAGGAAGTCGTCGACACCGGCGTCCGCGGCGATGGCCTTGGCGGTGAGCGGGTTGTCGCCGGTGATCATCACCGTCTTGATGCCCATCTCGCGCAGCTCCGCGAAACGCTCCTTCATGCCCGGCTTGACGACGTCGGACAGCCGGATCACACCGCGCACCACGGTGTTCTCCGCGACGACCAGCGGCGTGCCGCCCTGCGCGCTGATCTCGTCGACCACGCGCTCGGTCTCGTCGGGGAACTCGCCGCCGTTGTCGCGCACCCACGCGCGGACGGCACTCGCCGCGCCCTTGCGGATCCGCCGGTCGCCGACGTCGAGCCCGCTCATCCGCGTCTGCGCGGTGAAGGGGACGAACTCGCCGTGCTCGTCCTGGGCCGCGTGGTCCGCCGTCAGCTCGACGACGCTGCGGCCCTCGGGGGTTTCGTCGGCGAGGCTGGCCAGCCGCGCGGCGCGGGCCAGTTCGTCCGGTGTGGACGATCCGACCGGGATCAGCTCGGTGGCCCGGCGGTTGCCGAAGGTGATGGTGCCGGTCTTGTCGAGCAGCAACGTCGAAACGTCACCGGCCGCCTCGACCGCGCGGCCCGACGTCGCCAGGACGTTGCGCTGCACCAGGCGGTCCATGCCCGCGATGCCGATGGCGCTCAGCAGCGCGCCGATCGTCGTCGGGATCAGGCACACCAGCAGCGCGGTCAGCACGATCACCGACTGCTCGGACCCGGAGTAGCGGGCCATCGGCTGCAGCGCGACGACGGCGAGCAGGAAGATGATCGTCAGCGTCGAGAGCAGGATGGTCAGCGCGATCTCGTTCGGCGTCTTCTGCCGCGAAGCGCCTTCCACCAACGCGATCATGCGGTCCACGAAGGACTCGCCGGGCTTGGTCGTGATCTTCACGACGACCCGGTCGCTCAGCACGGTCGTGCCGCCGGTGACGGCGCTGCGGTCACCACCGGACTCGCGGATGACCGGGGCCGATTCGCCGGTGATGGCCGACTCGTCGACGGTCGCGATGCCTTCGACGACGTCGCCGTCGCCCGGGATCACCTGGCCCGCCTCGACGACGACCAGGTCGCCGATCTTCAGTTCGACGCCCGGGACCTGCTCCTCCGAGCCGGTCGCGGTGAGCCGGCGCGCGACCGTCTCCTTCTTCGACCGCCGCAGGGATTCCGCCTGCGCCTTGCCGCGCCCTTCCGCGACGGCTTCGGCGAGGTTCGCGAAGAGGACCGTGAACCAGAGCCAGACGGCGATCAGGATCGTGAAGACGCTCGGGTCGGTGACCGCGAAGACCGTGGTGAGCGCGGAACCCACCCACACCACGAACATCACCGGGTTGCCGAGCTGGTGCTTCGGGTTGAGCTTGCGGAACGCGTCCGGCAGCGACGTCCAGAGCTGGCGCGGGCTGAACACCCCCGCGCCGACCCGGCTCGTCGTCTCAGTGGCGGGTGTCACCTGGGGTCGTTCTTCGGTGACGGTCATGCGAGTGCCTCCGCGATGGGCCCGAGCGCGAGCGCCGGGATGAAGGTGAGGGCCGCGACGAGCACCACCGTGCCGGTGAGCATGGTGGCGAACAGCGGGCCGGTGGTGGGCAGCGTGCCCGCGGTTTCGGGCACCTTGCGCTGCGCGGCCAGGGAGCCGGCCAGGCAGAGCACGGCGAGGATCGGGATGAACCGGCCGAACGCCATGGCGACGCCGAACGAGGACTGGAACCAGTCGTTCGTCGCGGTCAGGCCGCCGAACGCGCTGCCGTTGTTGTTGCCGGTGGACGCGTAGCCGTAGAGGATCTCGGACAGGCCGTGCGCGCCGCCGTTGCCGAGCGCGCCCACCGTGTCCGGCAGCAGCAGCGCGATCCCGGAACCGAGCAGCACCACGGTCGGCATGGCCAGCATGGCGATCGCCGCGCAGGTGACCTCGCGCCGGCCGAGCTTCTTGCCCAGGTACTCCGGGGTGCGCCCGACCATCAGGCCGGCCAGGAACATCGCGATGATCGCCATGACCAGGATCCCGTAGAGCCCGGTGCCGACGCCGCCCGGCGAGATCTCGCCGTAGAGCATGTTCAGCAGCGGCCCTCCGCCGCCGAGGCCCGAAAGGCTGTCGTGGGCGCCGTTGACCGCGCCCGTGGACGTGCCGGTGGTGGTGTCGGCGAAGATCGACGTCAGGCCGATGCCGAACCGCTGTTCCTTGCCCTCCATGCTCGCGCCCGCGGCCAGCGCCGCCGGGTTGTCCGCGTAGGCCTCGGAGAACCAGATGATCGCCAGCGAAGCGGCCCAGAGCAGGCTCATCACGCCGAGCAGCACGTACCCCTGCTTGGGCTTGCCGACCAGCTTGCCGAACGCGCGGGTCAAGCTGACCGGGAGCACCAGGATCAGGAACAGCTCGACGAGGTTCGACCAGGCGTTGGGGTTCTCGAACGGGTGCGCGGAGTTGGCGTTGAGGATGCCGCCGCCGTTGGTGCCCAGCTCCTTGATGGCCTCCTGGCTCGCGGCCGGGGCGAGGGCGATGGTGCTCGGGCTGCCGTCGGGGTTGGTCACGGCGACGCCGGCCTTGAGGCTCTGCACGACGCCGAGGGCGACCAGCACCAGCGCGAACACGAACGCCATCGGCAGCAGCACGCGGACCGTGCCGCGTGTGAGGTCCACCCAGAAGTTGCCGAGGCGGTCGGTCTTCGCGCGGACGAACCCGCGCGTCACGGCGATCGCGACCGCCAGGCCGACCCCTGCGGACAGGAAGTTCTGCACGGTGAGCCCGGCCATCTGCACGAAGTGGCCCATCGTCGTCTCGGGGACGTAGGACTGCCAGTTCGTGTTGGTGACGAAGGAGATCGCCGTGTTGAACGCGACGCCGGGGCTCACCGCGCCGCGGCCCAGATCCCACGGCAGCAGCGGTTGCAGGCGCTGCAGCAGGTAGAGCAGCACGACCGAGACGAACGAGAAGCCGAGCACACCGGCGGCGTAGGTCGGCCAGCGCTGCTCGGAGTCCGGGTTGACGCGGAAGAGCTTGTACAGGCCCTTCTCGAGCTTCGTGTGCTTCTCGCTGGAGAAGACGCGCGCCAGGTAGTCGCCGAGCGGTTTGTAGACCGCGGCGAGGGCGGCGAGGAGCAGGCCGAGCTGGATGAGCCCGGCCGTCGTGTCGGACATCAGAATTTCTCCGGCTTGATCAGCGCGACGAAGAGGTAGACGAGCAGGCCGAGCGCCAGCAGCCCGCCGACGACGTTGGCCACGGTGCCCGCGCCGCTCACAGCTTTTCCATCCCGCGCAGCGCCAGCGCGAGCACCACGAACACGCCGATCAGCAGGACGGCGTAGAGCAAGTCGGCCACAGGCACCTCTCAAGACGGGTCACCGGGTTCGGTGACCGGACGCCTTCACTCTGCGGCTCCGGGACCCCGTTCCGACCTGCGGCTGACGGCGCCTTGATGCGTTCCTGACACGCATTTACGCCGTCTTTATGGCAGGTGGCGGCGGTCACGCAAACGTTTGCCCCACTGTGACTGCATGCAGTTGGCCAGTGACTCACAACACACCGCGTGACCAAACAAGTGCGGAACGTGCAATTCGGGCAGACAACATCTTCGGGTCGTGTTACACCTGTGTTACCGATAGTTGTATCGGCTAAGCAAATCTTGGGAGAGGGGATCACCTATGTGCGGTATCGCCGGCTGGGTTTCCTATGACGCCGACCTCACCCGCCGCGAGGAAGTGGTCGACGCTATGACCGCGACCATGTCCTGCCGCGGCCCGGACGACGAAGGCACCTGGGTGCGCCGGAACGTCGCGCTCGGCCACCGGCGGCTCGCGATCATCGACCTGCCCGGCGGCCGGCAGCCGATGTCGGTGCACACGCCGAACGGCGACGTCGCGATGGTCTACAGCGGTGAGGCCTACAACTTCACCGAGCTGAAGGAAGAGCTGACGAAGCTCGGCCACCAGTGGGAGACCGACAGCGACACCGAGGTCGTGCTGCACGGCTACCTGCAGTGGGGTGACGCGGTCGTCGACCACCTCAACGGCATGTACGCCTTCGCGATCTGGGACGAGCGCGACGACCGGCTCGTGATGATCCGCGACCGGATGGGCATCAAGCCGTTCTACTACTACCCGACGCGCGACGGCGTGCTGTTCGGCTCCGAGCCGAAGGCCATCCTGGCCAACCCGCTCGCGAAGAAGGTCGTCGACCTCGACGGCTTCCGCGAGCTGGCCGGCTTCACCAAGCGGCCGGGCTGGTCGCTGTGGAAGGACATGGAAGAGGTCCAGCCGGGCACGATCGTCACCGTGTCCCGCGAGGGCATCAAGACCCGGACGTACTGGAAGCTGGACGCGAAGAAGCACACCGACGACCAGGAGACGACGGTCGCCCGCGTGCGCGAGCTGATGACCGACATCGTCAACCGCCAGCTCGTCGCCGACGTCCCCCGCTGCGTGCTGCTCTCGGGCGGGCTCGACTCGAGCGCCGTCACCGGGCTCGCCGCCGCGCGGCTGGCCGAGCAGGGCGAGCAGCTGCGGACGTTCTCCGTCGACTTCTTCGGCCAGGAGGAGAACTTCAAGCCGGACGAGATGCGCGACACCGCGGACTCGCCGTTCGTGCGGGACGTCGCCCAGCTGGTGAACTCCGCGCACGAGGACGTCATGCTCAACCCCGGCGACCTGACCGACCCCGAGGTCCGGCGCGCGGTGCTGCGGGCCCGGGACATCCCGGCCGGCCTCGGCGACATGGACACCTCGCTCTACCTGCTGTTCAAGGCGATCCGCGGCCAGTCGACGGTGGCGCTGTCCGGCGAGTCGGCCGACGAGGTGTTCGGCGGCTACCGCTGGTTCCACGACGAGAAGGCCGTCAACGCGGACACGTTCCCGTGGCTGGCGTTCCGGACGTCGATGATGGACGAGCGGGCGTCGCTGTACACACCGGACCTGGTGAAGAAGCTCGACGTCGAGTCCTACGTCGCCGACCAGTACTCGTCGGCCGTTTCCGCGGTCGAGCACCTCGACGGCGAGTCCGCGCTCGAGGCGCGGATGCGGACCATCTGCAACCTGCACCTGACCCGGTTCGTGCGGATGCTGCTCGACCGCAAGGACCGCGCGTCCATGGCGGTGGGCCTGGAGGTCCGCGTGCCGTTCTGCGACCACCGGCTGGTCGAGTACGTGTACAACACGCCGTGGTCGCTGAAGACGTTCGACGGCCGGGAGAAGAGCCTCCTGCGGCACGCCACCAAGCACGTGCTGCCGGAGTCGGTGGCCCAGCGGGTGAAGAGCCCGTACCCGTCGACGCAGGACCCGGGCTACGCGGCGGCGCTGCAGCAGCAGGTCAAGGAGGTGCTGGCCGACCCGGGCCACCAGGTGTTCGGGCTGGTGGACCGCGGGTGGGCGCACCGGGCGTCCGAAGTGGACCCGGCGACCATGGACCCGGCGATGCGGATCGGGCTGGACCGGGTGCTCGACTTCTACCACTGGATCGAGATGTACTCCCCCACGCTCGAACTGTCTTGACCTCGAGTGCCCTTGAGGTGTGAGCCTGGGCGGCATGAAGGTGCTGCTGTTCGGCCGCAACCCGGCCACGGTCTCGAGGGTGACGGCGGCGCTGTCCGCGGCGGGTTTCGCCGCGGACGGCGTCGTTTCGGAGGAAGTGGTGCTGTCCCGGCTGGGTGTCGTGGACGCGCTGGTGCTGGGCGCCGGGGTGGTGGGCACGCTGCGGGAGCGCGTCACGGCCGCGGCGGTGCGGCACGGGGTCGCGTGGGTGCAGGGGCCGCACATCCTCCCGGAGCGGGACGCGCTCGAGTACGTGCGGACGGAGATCCTGCCGCGGCTGGTCGCGAGCGGGAAACAGGGTTAGCACACTGTTTCCCGCTCACGCGGTTTGCTCAGCCGAGGCGCAGGTCCGCGCGGATCTCGTCGCCCTCGGTGGTGAGCGTGGCGCCGAGGGCGGCCAGCACCGAACGGGCGCCGGCGTTGTCCGGTGTCGTCGAGGCGGTGAAGCGGGCGGCGCCCGACGTGCGGGCTTCGGCCAGGAGCAGCCTGGTCACCTCGCGGCCGATCCCGCGGCCGCGGGTGTCCCGGCTCAGCCAGATGCCCGCTTCCACCGCGTCGCCGTGGCGCTCCAGCCGGGCGGCGCCCACCGCGGTCCCGTCCACGTCGACCACCCACGTGCGTTCCACCGCGGTCGCCGGGTCGAGCGAGCGACCTCGGTGGAACGCCAGGAACGCGTCTCGGCGGGCCGGCGTCCAGCCGGGCGGGCCGGGCACCGGGGGCATCACTTCCAGGGGATCCGCGCCGGTCACCGCCGCGTCCAGCAGGCGGGAGAGCGCGGGCTCGTCCAAAACCGTCAGCGTGATCAGCGCCGGACCTCCGCCAGCCGCACCGGACGCCGCTCGCGCCGGGACACCTCGCACGCCTCCGCGATGTAGAACGCCTCCAGCGCGTCCGCCGCGACGCACGGCGAAGGCGCCCGGCCCGCGACGACGTCCAGGAACGCCTTCAGCTCCGTCGTGTACGCGGGCCGGAAGCGCTCCATGAACCCCGGGTACGCCGGCCCGGGCAGCGGGGCGACCCCCGGCTCGACCGAGCGCAGCGGCGCCCGGTCGTCCAGGCCGACGACGACACCCGACACCGACCCGAGCACGTCCAGCCGGACGTCGTAGCCCGCGCCGTTGTAGCGGGTCATGGACACCGTCGCCAGGGTGCCGTCGTCCAGGGTCAGCGTCGCCGCCGCCGTGTCGACGTCGCCCGCGTCCGCGAAGAACCGCTCGCCGCGGTTGGCGCCGATCGCGTAGACCTCCTCGACCTCGCGGCCGCTGACCCAGCGGATGATGTCGAAGTCGTGGACGCCGCAGTCGCGGAACAACCCGCCCGAATGGGCCACGTACTCCGCCGGCGGGGGCGCCGGGTCGAACGTCGTCGCGCGCAGGGTGTGCAGCCAGCCCAGTTCGCCCGACGCGACCGCCGTCCGCGCCGCCTGGTAGCCCGCGTCGAAGCGGCGCTGGAAGCCGATCTGGACCGGCACGTCCGAGGCGCCGATGCGGTCGATGACGGCCAGGGTACCGGGGATGTCCGCGGCCACCGGCTTTTCGCAGAACACCGGCAGGCCCGCGTCGACCGCCGCGATGATCAGGCCCGGGTGCGCGTCCGTGGCGGCCGTGACGACCAGGCCGTCGAGGCCCGCGGTGAACAGGTCGTCGAGGGACGTCGTCTCGACGCCCAGCTTCGCGGCCGCCGACCGGGCCCGCGCCGGGTCGACGTCGGCCACCACGACCGACCCGACCTCCTCGAAGCCCTTCAGCGTCTCCGCGTGCGCGGTGCCGATCCGGCCGGTGCCCGCCAGTCCCAACCTCATCGTGGTGCTCCTCCTGTCGCAGAAAACCCGGCGGTGGTCGCGCGGACCACCAGGGAGGGGTGCAGCAGGTGCCGGACCGGCTCCGTGCGCTCCCCGCGGACGCGCTCGATCAGCGCCGCGAACGCCAGCCGCGCCATGTCCGTGCGCGACTGGTCCACCGTGGTCAGTGAGAGGTGGCGCAGCGCGGCCAGCGACGTGTTGTCGTAGCCGACGACCGACACGTCCCCCGGTACGCGCAGCCCGGCCTCTTCGAGGGCCGAGATCGCGCCCACGGCGTTGAAGTCGTTGCCGGCGACCAGCCCCGTCGGCAGGTCGGCGCGCGAGTACGTGGCGAGCAGCTCGCGCACGGCGGTTTCGCCACCGATGTCGGTGTGCTCGCTGCGCACGACGATCGGCTCCAGTCCGTGCGCCCGCATGGCCGACTCGAAGCCGCGCCGCCGCTGCGCCGCCCCGGCCGCGCCGCCGCCGTCGAGGTGCGCGATGCGCCGGTGCCCGAGGCCGGCCAGGTGGCCGACCGCCAGCGCGGAGCCCGCCTCGCCGTCGTCGTTCACCGTGTCCACTGTGGACGCGCGGATCGTCCGCGAGACCAGCACGACCGGGCACTGCTTGGCCGCGATCCGGATCGACGCCGCCGGCACGACCGGCGAAAGCAGGATGATCCCCGCCGGGCGGAAGGAAAGCAGGTTGTGCAGGGCGTTCCACTCGCGTGTGGGACTGCGGCCGCCCGTGTTGAGGATCAGGTCGAAGCCCGCCGCCTGCGCGGCCCGGTCCAGTTCCTCGACGATGTCGGCGAAGAACGCATTGCGCAGGTCGTTGACCATCACGCCGAGCACCGTCGACGTGCGGCTGGCCAGCGACCGCGCCATCACGTGCGGCTGGTAGCCGAGTTCTTCGGCGGCGCGCAGGACCGCGGCGCGCCGGGCGTCGGACACCTTCGGCGAATTCCGCATCACCAGGGAGACCAGTGCGCGCGAAACGCCCGCCCTGGCGGCGACGTCCTCCATCGTCGGACGCACGAGCACCTCCCCTGAGCACCGGAAACCCGGGTCTTGACTTGCTGTGACGGACGCTACAAGATTAGAGCGCTCTAATCAATAGAGCGCTCCAACGCCACCGACGGAGGCCCCTTGTGACAGCGACGATCCGAGTAGCCGCCGCGCCGATCTCCTGGGGCGTCTGCGAAGTCCCGGGCTGGGGCCGGGTGCTCGACGCCGCGACCGTGCTCGGTGAGATGGCGGCGCTCGGCGTCCAGGCGACCGAACTCGGCCCGCCCGGCTACCTCCCCCGCGACCCGGCCGGG encodes the following:
- the kdpA gene encoding potassium-transporting ATPase subunit KdpA, which gives rise to MSDTTAGLIQLGLLLAALAAVYKPLGDYLARVFSSEKHTKLEKGLYKLFRVNPDSEQRWPTYAAGVLGFSFVSVVLLYLLQRLQPLLPWDLGRGAVSPGVAFNTAISFVTNTNWQSYVPETTMGHFVQMAGLTVQNFLSAGVGLAVAIAVTRGFVRAKTDRLGNFWVDLTRGTVRVLLPMAFVFALVLVALGVVQSLKAGVAVTNPDGSPSTIALAPAASQEAIKELGTNGGGILNANSAHPFENPNAWSNLVELFLILVLPVSLTRAFGKLVGKPKQGYVLLGVMSLLWAASLAIIWFSEAYADNPAALAAGASMEGKEQRFGIGLTSIFADTTTGTSTGAVNGAHDSLSGLGGGGPLLNMLYGEISPGGVGTGLYGILVMAIIAMFLAGLMVGRTPEYLGKKLGRREVTCAAIAMLAMPTVVLLGSGIALLLPDTVGALGNGGAHGLSEILYGYASTGNNNGSAFGGLTATNDWFQSSFGVAMAFGRFIPILAVLCLAGSLAAQRKVPETAGTLPTTGPLFATMLTGTVVLVAALTFIPALALGPIAEALA
- the kdpF gene encoding K(+)-transporting ATPase subunit F, producing the protein MSGAGTVANVVGGLLALGLLVYLFVALIKPEKF
- the asnB gene encoding asparagine synthase (glutamine-hydrolyzing) → MCGIAGWVSYDADLTRREEVVDAMTATMSCRGPDDEGTWVRRNVALGHRRLAIIDLPGGRQPMSVHTPNGDVAMVYSGEAYNFTELKEELTKLGHQWETDSDTEVVLHGYLQWGDAVVDHLNGMYAFAIWDERDDRLVMIRDRMGIKPFYYYPTRDGVLFGSEPKAILANPLAKKVVDLDGFRELAGFTKRPGWSLWKDMEEVQPGTIVTVSREGIKTRTYWKLDAKKHTDDQETTVARVRELMTDIVNRQLVADVPRCVLLSGGLDSSAVTGLAAARLAEQGEQLRTFSVDFFGQEENFKPDEMRDTADSPFVRDVAQLVNSAHEDVMLNPGDLTDPEVRRAVLRARDIPAGLGDMDTSLYLLFKAIRGQSTVALSGESADEVFGGYRWFHDEKAVNADTFPWLAFRTSMMDERASLYTPDLVKKLDVESYVADQYSSAVSAVEHLDGESALEARMRTICNLHLTRFVRMLLDRKDRASMAVGLEVRVPFCDHRLVEYVYNTPWSLKTFDGREKSLLRHATKHVLPESVAQRVKSPYPSTQDPGYAAALQQQVKEVLADPGHQVFGLVDRGWAHRASEVDPATMDPAMRIGLDRVLDFYHWIEMYSPTLELS
- a CDS encoding GNAT family N-acetyltransferase, whose amino-acid sequence is MDEPALSRLLDAAVTGADPLEVMPPVPGPPGWTPARRDAFLAFHRGRSLDPATAVERTWVVDVDGTAVGAARLERHGDAVEAGIWLSRDTRGRGIGREVTRLLLAEARTSGAARFTASTTPDNAGARSVLAALGATLTTEGDEIRADLRLG
- a CDS encoding Gfo/Idh/MocA family oxidoreductase, whose amino-acid sequence is MRLGLAGTGRIGTAHAETLKGFEEVGSVVVADVDPARARSAAAKLGVETTSLDDLFTAGLDGLVVTAATDAHPGLIIAAVDAGLPVFCEKPVAADIPGTLAVIDRIGASDVPVQIGFQRRFDAGYQAARTAVASGELGWLHTLRATTFDPAPPPAEYVAHSGGLFRDCGVHDFDIIRWVSGREVEEVYAIGANRGERFFADAGDVDTAAATLTLDDGTLATVSMTRYNGAGYDVRLDVLGSVSGVVVGLDDRAPLRSVEPGVAPLPGPAYPGFMERFRPAYTTELKAFLDVVAGRAPSPCVAADALEAFYIAEACEVSRRERRPVRLAEVRR
- a CDS encoding LacI family DNA-binding transcriptional regulator, with the protein product MEDVAARAGVSRALVSLVMRNSPKVSDARRAAVLRAAEELGYQPHVMARSLASRTSTVLGVMVNDLRNAFFADIVEELDRAAQAAGFDLILNTGGRSPTREWNALHNLLSFRPAGIILLSPVVPAASIRIAAKQCPVVLVSRTIRASTVDTVNDDGEAGSALAVGHLAGLGHRRIAHLDGGGAAGAAQRRRGFESAMRAHGLEPIVVRSEHTDIGGETAVRELLATYSRADLPTGLVAGNDFNAVGAISALEEAGLRVPGDVSVVGYDNTSLAALRHLSLTTVDQSRTDMARLAFAALIERVRGERTEPVRHLLHPSLVVRATTAGFSATGGAPR